In Treponema primitia ZAS-2, a genomic segment contains:
- a CDS encoding right-handed parallel beta-helix repeat-containing protein, with protein sequence MTCHRILIKLIPLLIISALFLPRCSNILASRDIQGEEAAIPPDMGLVRLNLDNGSPLNRSLLPNPVFAYYELVFTDAGNSDNSITETITGKNTAVSIKAGVWNLAVTAFVRRAGQDFSAAAGESSSPLVVEAGGTTSAEIFLYARTDGKGSFSYTASFPWGLDKAELTLQSFADPSVEKKVDLLASPGLTNPGSFDELPSGFYLLFLSLEKDGQVAGKTEAVHIYDNLDTRADYAFTASDFAKAAFFSGTVSMSDALSADYTITAVYLFSSDGNEISYMYDTTIEWPDWTIRARAYSGPAYFKVELGKDTDSDGSPDIFRLSKSQPINLSTEGKSGIVLTVEKYAITGISSVVTPDLTEAFEGDKITLNIAPATGKQLEGGTLGYTYGSTTVKLDELAAVPSFTMPGADISIVAGFEDVPDAGLIVDGVPVTPAPTGLTTALANIATDVTGGSYPSAGKQYTIVLGANEAIGPQQLIYPGKTVTITIKGSGAPRTVSLSTPSSSLFALGNGVTLILDDKIILQGIHNNNAPLVVVNSGAVFEMHESTGLIDNIFNATGTLDGGGGVYVASGGTFTMTGGTIADSGALSGGGVYVASGGKFDMSGGTISSNSSQRGGGVYVASAVTPSSGFTMTGGSIFGNHINISNFGGGGVYVASGGEFVMDGESTINGNGNIFDNGGGVYVASGGKLTMKGKSSISGNEADERGGGVYVASSGEFVMEGESTIRGNKSTADGGGGGVYVHSGGEFAMNGGIINSNTALENGGGVYMTGGDFTMNGGTISGNTAASTGGGVYMTGGGFIMNGGTISGNQAASSGGGVSVPGGVFTLDGGTISANTVDDGLSGGLGGGVSVTTGLTTWGKFVMKTGSIGGNQATSSGGGVYVKGLNTDFTMEGGTISGNTAPNGGGVYAGSWFTMEGGSISVNIASASGGGVYVKEIFTLTGGTITGNTAPAGSGVFVVYDFVMGADARVAADNRVFISNNVTAGTDPGIIELSGSAGTDPIAVIDLDVNSGFAAEQWAGKTLLERGGGFGMATPLPRSRFILGNFVNPQTPSVSVPIDPAHYSIDATGRLRRQ encoded by the coding sequence ATGACTTGCCATCGTATTCTTATTAAGCTTATACCCTTACTGATAATTTCAGCGCTTTTCTTGCCCCGCTGTTCCAACATTTTGGCCTCCCGGGACATTCAGGGTGAAGAAGCCGCCATCCCCCCGGACATGGGCCTGGTCAGGCTGAACCTGGATAACGGTTCGCCCCTGAACAGAAGTCTGCTGCCTAACCCGGTTTTTGCCTATTACGAACTGGTTTTTACCGATGCGGGGAACAGCGACAACAGTATTACTGAGACCATCACCGGTAAAAACACTGCTGTCAGTATAAAAGCGGGGGTATGGAACCTTGCAGTCACCGCCTTTGTAAGGAGGGCGGGGCAAGACTTTTCTGCGGCGGCGGGGGAAAGCTCTTCTCCCCTGGTGGTGGAAGCGGGGGGGACTACCAGTGCGGAAATTTTCCTGTATGCCCGCACCGATGGGAAGGGCAGCTTCTCCTATACCGCCAGCTTTCCCTGGGGATTGGACAAGGCGGAGCTTACCCTTCAGTCCTTTGCTGATCCATCGGTGGAAAAGAAGGTGGACCTTCTTGCGTCCCCGGGGCTGACCAATCCCGGTTCCTTTGATGAGCTGCCTTCCGGTTTTTACCTGCTTTTTCTTAGTCTGGAAAAGGATGGGCAGGTCGCGGGAAAAACCGAAGCGGTCCATATTTATGACAACCTGGATACCCGGGCGGATTATGCCTTTACCGCCTCCGATTTTGCCAAGGCGGCCTTTTTCAGCGGTACGGTGAGCATGAGTGACGCGCTGTCCGCCGACTATACCATCACCGCTGTCTATCTGTTCAGCTCCGATGGAAATGAGATTTCCTATATGTATGACACTACTATTGAATGGCCGGATTGGACCATAAGGGCGCGGGCCTATTCCGGGCCGGCGTACTTTAAGGTAGAGCTTGGTAAGGATACTGATTCTGACGGGAGTCCTGATATATTCCGCCTGAGCAAATCCCAGCCTATAAACTTGTCCACAGAAGGCAAAAGCGGTATAGTGCTAACGGTTGAGAAGTATGCTATAACCGGGATTAGTAGTGTTGTGACGCCGGACCTTACCGAAGCCTTTGAAGGGGATAAAATTACCCTTAATATTGCCCCTGCCACAGGGAAACAGCTTGAAGGGGGTACTCTGGGCTATACCTACGGCAGCACTACGGTCAAGCTGGATGAATTGGCGGCCGTCCCCTCCTTTACTATGCCCGGAGCGGATATAAGCATTGTTGCGGGATTTGAAGATGTCCCTGATGCCGGACTTATTGTGGATGGCGTTCCTGTGACCCCTGCCCCTACTGGCTTGACTACAGCCTTGGCCAATATTGCTACCGATGTTACAGGTGGTTCATATCCATCTGCTGGCAAGCAGTACACCATCGTTCTTGGGGCTAATGAAGCTATTGGTCCCCAACAGCTTATCTATCCTGGCAAAACTGTAACCATAACCATTAAAGGCAGCGGAGCGCCCCGCACTGTAAGCCTGTCCACCCCATCAAGCAGCCTTTTTGCCCTGGGAAACGGGGTTACCCTTATCCTGGATGACAAGATCATCCTGCAAGGTATACACAATAATAATGCTCCATTGGTTGTAGTTAATTCCGGCGCTGTCTTTGAAATGCACGAAAGCACCGGACTGATAGATAATATCTTTAATGCCACCGGAACACTCGACGGCGGCGGTGGGGTGTATGTAGCTTCCGGCGGTACGTTTACCATGACAGGCGGAACCATTGCCGATAGCGGCGCTCTTTCCGGCGGCGGCGTGTATGTAGCTTCCGGTGGTAAGTTTGACATGAGTGGCGGGACCATCAGTAGTAATAGTTCTCAACGTGGCGGCGGCGTGTATGTGGCGTCTGCTGTAACTCCCAGCAGTGGGTTTACCATGACGGGTGGAAGCATATTCGGTAATCATATCAATATATCCAACTTCGGCGGCGGCGGGGTGTATGTAGCTTCTGGCGGAGAGTTTGTTATGGATGGGGAAAGCACTATCAACGGTAATGGCAACATTTTTGACAATGGTGGCGGGGTGTATGTAGCTTCCGGTGGAAAGCTTACCATGAAAGGGAAAAGCAGCATCAGCGGTAATGAAGCCGATGAACGTGGTGGCGGGGTGTATGTAGCTTCCAGCGGAGAGTTCGTTATGGAGGGTGAAAGTACCATTAGGGGCAATAAGTCTACCGCTGATGGCGGCGGCGGCGGGGTGTATGTTCATTCCGGTGGAGAGTTCGCTATGAACGGAGGGATAATCAATAGTAACACTGCCCTTGAAAACGGCGGCGGAGTGTATATGACAGGTGGCGACTTTACCATGAATGGCGGAACCATCAGCGGCAATACTGCTGCCTCTACCGGCGGCGGAGTGTATATGACAGGTGGCGGCTTTATCATGAATGGCGGAACCATCAGCGGCAATCAAGCCGCCTCTAGCGGCGGCGGGGTGTCTGTGCCAGGTGGCGTGTTTACCCTGGATGGAGGGACTATCAGCGCCAATACTGTCGACGATGGCTTGAGTGGCGGCTTGGGCGGCGGGGTGTCTGTGACAACGGGGCTGACGACGTGGGGTAAGTTTGTCATGAAGACAGGAAGCATCGGCGGTAATCAAGCCACATCTAGCGGCGGCGGGGTGTATGTGAAGGGATTGAATACCGACTTTACCATGGAAGGCGGAACCATCAGCGGTAATACCGCCCCTAATGGCGGCGGGGTATATGCCGGTAGTTGGTTTACCATGGAGGGGGGAAGTATCAGTGTTAATATCGCCTCCGCTTCCGGCGGCGGGGTATATGTCAAGGAAATCTTCACCTTGACAGGGGGAACCATAACCGGGAATACCGCACCCGCAGGCAGCGGGGTGTTTGTAGTATACGACTTTGTTATGGGCGCCGATGCAAGGGTGGCTGCGGATAATCGTGTTTTTATATCAAATAATGTAACGGCTGGTACGGATCCCGGTATTATTGAACTCTCCGGATCCGCTGGGACTGATCCCATAGCCGTAATAGACCTGGACGTTAATTCGGGTTTTGCCGCCGAGCAATGGGCTGGAAAAACTCTGCTTGAGAGGGGAGGAGGTTTCGGGATGGCAACCCCCCTTCCCCGGAGCCGTTTTATCCTGGGAAATTTTGTTAATCCCCAGACCCCGTCTGTATCGGTCCCCATCGACCCGGCTCATTATAGTATAGATGCCACCGGGCGTTTGCGGAGACAGTAA